A region of the Methylobacterium nodulans ORS 2060 genome:
TCATGCGCGACCCCCACGGCATCCTGATAGAGCTGGTCGAAGTCCCCGAGGAGGACAACGATGGCTGAGACCAGGCTACCCATCACGCAGGTCAGCAAGGAAAACCTCTCCGCCCGCATCTATTCGCAGATGCGTCGCGCCCTGATGGACGGACAGTTCGAGCCCGGTGAGCGGTTGACGATCTCCCGCCTGGCCGAGCAGTTCGGCACCAGCATCACCCCGGTGCGGGAGGCGATCTTCCGCCTCGTGAGCGAGCGGGTTCTGGAAATGCGCGCGGCGACGGCCGTACACGTCCCGCCTCTCGACCCGGCACGGCTGCGGGAGGTCCAGCTTATCCGCATTGAACTGGAGGGCGCGGCGGCGGAACGTGCGGCCCAGATCATCACCGAGAAACAGCTCGCCGAGCTGACCGCGATCCACGAGCGCTTCCTTGCAGCGGCGGCTGTCGATCCGGCCGAGGCCTGCGTCCGCAACCGGGACTTCCATTTCGCCCTGCTGCGGGTGGCCGAGCTGCCGATCCTCGAAGGCATCGTCGAGAACGCCTGGGTGCTCATGGGGCCGTTCCTTCGGATGTTCCACGTGCATATCCCCAAGCGCCAGCTCGCCGCGGACCAGCATCTCCACCACGACGTCCTGGACGCGCTCCGCCGGCGCGACGCCAAGGCGGCTCGCCATGCGATCCAGGACGACATTCGCTGGGGCAACGTCCTGATCGACGCCCTCGAGCGGGAGCGAGACGAGAACAGATCTGCTGCTGCCAGGTGAAACACCTCGCGGCATCGCGTCAGCCACGGGCGCCCCGGAAGACCGGGCGCTTTGCCCGCCAGAGCGTTCCCCGCCGAAGTGGATGCCGGTTCGGCGTCAGGGAGCGCGTCACATCAAAGCTTGAGAGCCGTCGACCGGATGCAATCAGGTCGGGAACGGCTCTCGAGCGCTCCCCGCCGAAGTGGATATCGGTTCGGCGTCAGGGAGCGCGTCAAAGCAAGACCTGAGAGCCGTGAGCCGACCCGACCGGGTCGGGCACGGCTCAAAGGGCGCCATCAGAGGAACGCCATGACCGGACTCTCGAGACGCACCCTGCTGCAGGCCGCCGCCGGCGCGACCGTGCTCAATGTCACCCGCAGCTTCGCCCAGACGAAAGAGACGCTGACATTCGCCGCTGGACTATTCGCCGAGGCCGGCCGCGGCGACCGGACCCGCGCCTGGATCGACAAGTTCAACAAGAGCCAGGACCGCTATGTCAT
Encoded here:
- a CDS encoding GntR family transcriptional regulator codes for the protein MAETRLPITQVSKENLSARIYSQMRRALMDGQFEPGERLTISRLAEQFGTSITPVREAIFRLVSERVLEMRAATAVHVPPLDPARLREVQLIRIELEGAAAERAAQIITEKQLAELTAIHERFLAAAAVDPAEACVRNRDFHFALLRVAELPILEGIVENAWVLMGPFLRMFHVHIPKRQLAADQHLHHDVLDALRRRDAKAARHAIQDDIRWGNVLIDALERERDENRSAAAR